One Comamonas sp. 26 genomic region harbors:
- a CDS encoding iron ABC transporter permease, whose translation MAASRWRTPAGRLSRSAALLLGAVLVLLAMVWGAASGAYAIAPAQLPGIVWDGLRGLLGGAVQQGPEHLVFLNIRLPRLLMGVAAGAGLGLAGALMQGLFRNPLADPGLIGVSSGAALAAGITIVLGGMYLPWLPRHLGSWALVVMAFGGGLAVTAVVYVLGQVQGTTRIGLMLLAGIAINALAGAGLGFLSFISTDEQLRNLQMWLLGSLGASRWSAVGLVGSAVALNTLAALALARPLNAIALGEAQANLLGVAVEKTKRRTVLVAALAVGAVTATTGIIGFIGLVAPHWVRLIAGPDHRVVLPGSALLGAALVVSADAVARTIVKPAELPLGVLTAFIGVPLFLAMLRQFRSKV comes from the coding sequence ATGGCTGCATCGCGCTGGCGCACGCCAGCCGGGCGGCTCAGCCGCAGCGCCGCGCTGCTGCTGGGCGCGGTGCTGGTGCTGCTGGCCATGGTCTGGGGGGCAGCCAGCGGTGCCTATGCGATTGCGCCCGCGCAGTTGCCGGGCATTGTCTGGGATGGTCTGCGCGGCCTGCTGGGCGGTGCGGTGCAGCAGGGGCCAGAGCATCTGGTCTTTCTCAATATTCGACTGCCACGCCTGCTGATGGGCGTGGCTGCTGGCGCAGGTCTGGGGCTGGCCGGTGCACTGATGCAGGGCCTGTTTCGCAACCCACTGGCAGACCCCGGCCTGATTGGTGTGAGCAGCGGCGCTGCGCTGGCGGCGGGCATCACCATTGTTCTGGGCGGCATGTACCTGCCGTGGCTGCCGCGCCATCTGGGCAGCTGGGCACTGGTGGTCATGGCGTTTGGCGGCGGTTTGGCCGTCACGGCCGTGGTCTATGTGCTGGGCCAGGTTCAGGGCACCACCCGCATCGGCCTGATGCTGCTGGCTGGCATTGCGATTAATGCGCTGGCCGGTGCCGGTCTGGGCTTTTTGAGCTTTATCTCGACCGACGAACAGCTGCGCAACCTGCAGATGTGGTTGCTGGGCAGCCTGGGCGCATCGCGCTGGAGTGCGGTGGGTCTGGTGGGGTCTGCTGTCGCTTTAAACACGCTGGCCGCGCTGGCGTTGGCAAGGCCTTTGAATGCGATTGCGCTGGGTGAGGCTCAGGCCAATCTGCTGGGCGTGGCGGTTGAAAAAACCAAACGCCGCACCGTGCTGGTGGCGGCGCTGGCCGTGGGCGCGGTGACGGCGACCACCGGCATCATCGGCTTTATCGGCCTCGTCGCGCCGCACTGGGTGCGGCTGATTGCCGGGCCAGATCACCGGGTGGTGCTGCCGGGCTCGGCCCTGCTGGGGGCGGCGCTAGTGGTCAGCGCCGACGCCGTGGCGCGCACCATCGTCAAACCGGCGGAGCTGCCGCTGGGCGTGCTGACAGCCTTTATTGGCGTGCCGCTATTTCTGGCCATGCTGCGCCAGTTCAGGAGCAAGGTATGA
- a CDS encoding hemin ABC transporter substrate-binding protein — protein MSDILLSRRVSLQWLGGAAMASAMPAFAQNSAQVAAPARRLVSLSGALTEVVYLLNAQSLLVGTDTTSLFPEAAQKTTKVGYVRQLSAEGLLSLKPDAVVGTSDAGPPVVLDQIRQAGVRVALVKAEHNWAEVQEKVKVVGRETGRVADAEKLLAQLDTQWSSVQAQVAKAQRKPRVLFVLAHSGSPQVAGRGTAANALIQYAGCVNAIDQFDGYKPLTAEAMASAAPEVIINTTQGIEALGGEQAFWKRPELALTPAFAKKALVTLEASHLLGFGPRLPTAVQALHMRSLQWVA, from the coding sequence ATGAGCGACATATTGCTGTCACGGCGCGTCAGTCTGCAGTGGCTGGGCGGTGCGGCAATGGCTTCAGCCATGCCCGCATTTGCACAAAATTCTGCGCAGGTGGCTGCTCCCGCACGCCGCCTGGTCTCGCTCAGCGGCGCGTTGACCGAAGTGGTCTATCTGCTGAACGCGCAGAGCCTGCTGGTGGGTACGGACACCACCAGCCTGTTCCCTGAAGCTGCGCAGAAAACGACCAAGGTCGGTTATGTGCGCCAGCTCTCGGCCGAAGGCCTGCTGTCGCTCAAGCCCGATGCGGTGGTTGGCACCAGCGATGCCGGGCCGCCCGTGGTGCTCGATCAGATTCGACAGGCCGGTGTGCGTGTGGCTCTGGTCAAGGCTGAGCACAACTGGGCTGAGGTGCAGGAAAAGGTCAAGGTCGTGGGCCGTGAAACAGGCCGTGTTGCCGATGCCGAAAAGCTGCTGGCCCAGCTCGATACGCAGTGGAGCTCGGTGCAGGCCCAGGTCGCCAAGGCCCAGCGCAAGCCGCGCGTGCTGTTTGTGCTGGCGCACAGCGGCAGCCCGCAGGTGGCAGGGCGGGGCACGGCGGCCAATGCGCTGATTCAGTACGCAGGCTGTGTCAACGCCATCGACCAGTTTGATGGCTACAAGCCGCTGACGGCAGAGGCCATGGCCAGCGCCGCACCAGAAGTCATCATCAACACCACCCAGGGCATTGAAGCGCTGGGTGGTGAGCAGGCCTTCTGGAAGCGGCCCGAGCTGGCCCTGACCCCGGCTTTTGCCAAGAAAGCGCTGGTAACGCTGGAGGCCAGCCACCTGCTGGGCTTTGGCCCGCGCCTGCCTACGGCGGTGCAGGCGCTGCATATGCGCAGTCTGCAGTGGGTGGCGTGA
- a CDS encoding hemin-degrading factor, whose amino-acid sequence MNAITSPEMNTMTAVQIREEFAQKRQQGLRAKDAAEALQLSEGAVIAAHGGEHERSLKAVPLRAEWLDILKGLEACGTVMALTRNESTVHEKDGIYQNVSAQGPVGLALSREIDLRLFFMHWHAGFAVTEAAANGNRPAMHSLQFYDAAGRAVHKVFAREATDMAAWNALVERFAEPSAGYVFREPAAKPAVKADAEIDVPGLTQAWTALKDTHEFFEMLRKFGVERQQAFRLVPQYCERLSAYAVTQLLGNAAVDGVSIMVFVGSSGCIQIHTGPVSNIQPMDGKDGVRWINVLDKGFNLHLRTDMIANVWVVQKPTSDGVVTSVEVFDAEGNNMAMFFGERKPGQPELQSWRDLVAGLQRHAAVAEAA is encoded by the coding sequence ATGAACGCCATCACATCCCCCGAAATGAACACCATGACAGCGGTACAGATTCGCGAAGAATTTGCGCAGAAGCGCCAGCAGGGTCTGCGTGCCAAAGACGCCGCCGAGGCGCTGCAACTGAGCGAAGGTGCGGTAATTGCCGCCCACGGCGGCGAGCATGAGCGCAGCTTGAAAGCCGTGCCGCTGCGCGCTGAGTGGCTGGACATTCTCAAAGGCCTTGAGGCCTGCGGCACGGTGATGGCGCTGACGCGCAACGAATCTACCGTGCATGAAAAAGACGGCATCTACCAGAACGTATCGGCCCAAGGTCCCGTCGGTCTGGCGCTGAGCCGCGAGATTGATCTGCGCCTGTTCTTTATGCACTGGCATGCCGGTTTTGCAGTGACGGAAGCGGCGGCCAATGGCAATCGCCCGGCGATGCACAGCCTGCAGTTCTATGACGCAGCGGGGCGCGCCGTGCACAAGGTGTTTGCGCGTGAAGCGACCGATATGGCCGCATGGAATGCGCTGGTGGAGCGTTTTGCCGAGCCATCCGCTGGCTATGTATTCCGTGAACCCGCAGCCAAGCCCGCCGTCAAGGCCGATGCCGAGATTGACGTGCCAGGGCTGACCCAGGCATGGACCGCGCTGAAGGACACGCACGAATTCTTTGAGATGCTGCGCAAGTTTGGCGTTGAGCGCCAGCAGGCCTTCCGTCTGGTGCCTCAGTATTGCGAGCGTTTGAGCGCCTATGCCGTCACCCAGCTGCTGGGCAATGCCGCGGTGGATGGTGTTTCCATCATGGTGTTTGTGGGCAGCAGCGGCTGCATTCAGATTCACACCGGCCCGGTCAGCAATATTCAGCCCATGGATGGCAAGGATGGCGTGCGCTGGATCAATGTGCTGGACAAGGGCTTCAACTTGCACCTGCGCACCGACATGATTGCCAATGTGTGGGTGGTGCAAAAGCCCACCAGCGATGGCGTGGTGACATCGGTGGAAGTCTTTGATGCCGAAGGCAACAACATGGCCATGTTCTTTGGCGAGCGCAAGCCCGGCCAGCCCGAGCTGCAAAGCTGGCGTGATCTGGTGGCTGGCCTGCAGCGCCATGCGGCGGTGGCGGAGGCTGCATGA